The Syngnathus acus chromosome 12, fSynAcu1.2, whole genome shotgun sequence genome contains the following window.
AGGGGCGTCCACTCCTCTTTAGAGCCATCCACTTCCGAATTCCAAATGTCTTGCCTCAGGCGTCAACCCGTCACCATCCCGATGGACACGGTCAAGATCATCCAGTCGGAGAAGTTCCCTAGAGAGTGCACGGTGCCCGTCACTCAACCTCGCTTCGCCCCGCCCCCCAGAGTGGCATGGGACGGCGGCGGCGAAGGGGAGATCATCGTCAACCAAGCCTGCAGCGACCTGACGCTGGACGTGACGGTGGCGACCCCCAGGCCGGCCCCGTCCCCCCAGACCCCCGTCATCCGCAGGGAGCAGAGCTTCTTAGCGCAGCGTAAACCCAGTGCCAACGAGATCTGCTACCACCAGTTCCACTACAAGATGGAGGACGTCATCGTCAACCAGTACGTGCTGCGCTCCTCTTCCACATCCACGTCCTCGTCATCGTCTTCCACCTCTTCGGGTCCCCCCATGCCCTGCGAGCCCCTGGACTGCCCCACCTGCGGCCACACCTACAACTTTGCCGGCAAGCGCCCTCGCATCTTGTCCTGCCTGCACTCGGTGTGTGAGGAATGCCTGCAGATCCTCTACGAGTCATGCCCCAAGTACAAGTTCATCTCCTGCCCCACCTGCCGCCGCGAGACGGTGCTATTCACCGACTACGGCCTGGCGGCCCTCGCCATCAACACCAGCATTCTGAGCCGGCTGCCCGCCGACCCCAACGGGCCGGTGCAGTGGGGCGGGGACGCCGACCGCAGCTGCTACCAGACTGTGCGCCAGTACTGCCAGTCGGCTTGCACCTGCCACATCGCCAACCCGCTCTCCTCCTGCGGCATCATGTAGAGAAAAAGCGGGCATCGTGGTAACGCTGCTCAGCCACACCTTTGTCGACTATAAGCTCTCCCCTTttcccctcacacacacacattctgtcAATAATCCCTCCACAGATGACTTCTCTCTATATATTTAATAGCACAGACGAATACTGTGTGGGACTAACGGATGCGGACGGTCGGAGAAATAGttaatatatgtattttacGTATGGACTGGAATCCTGTTCCCCTTCTCGTGTTTGGTTGGATGTGTTTGTCATCTCTTTTCATGGGAATGCCAGGGGAGGTCAACCCCTTCCCCATCCCTTCAAGGTGAATAAAGATTAAATTCATGACAAAACTGTTGTGTCCTACTGATATCTCCTCACACTTCAATGTATTTAAACACACCTTTTAATGAATTTCTAAGTGGGCAAAgcgttgtttcttttttaagctCTTCATTGTAAAGCGAACACATGGAGCAAGAGGAAGTCGAGtaagaatatatatatctttacaataatgtgttatttgttgttaaaataatacatttactgAAACACAACAGCGGCAGTCAAGAACCGGCGAAACTCCCGCTCACTGTCAACTACTTCCGGGTACCCGTTATAAGCGTCGCACACTGTCCATGTTATACGCAAAATTATACATTGTACAACCGTAACCGTATGTAACATATTCTCAAACAATAATTAGCTCAAACTACCAACAGTATTGCAAGTTCTGATCATCATCTTTTCAACATGCGTTACTCACCTGAAACACACAGAACAGCGGCAGTTACAGTCAAGACCCGGCGAAACTCCCGCTCACTGTCAAATACTTTCGGGTAATGAGgactagtgttggctcgtgagtgaacgattattcaaaagaacgaatcttttcagtgaacaagagtgaacgaatcacttcctacagtgattcgttctttttccagttcatatgacttcaaccagtaggtgtcggtaatgcccattgaagctggtgccacctcaccgtaaaacaaaacgaagaagaaaatgacgtcacttcccgttcacgaacgagttgtgaattgcatttcccggtCGACAATTGAATGGATCTGTTGTTATGAGTTGGTGACCCAAAAATtaacaaaaacgttttttttttttttttcaaccttttattcaaacacaaacacattcaatataataacaccatcaactacaatccaacaaatacaaaatta
Protein-coding sequences here:
- the rnf208 gene encoding RING finger protein 208, translating into MSCLRRQPVTIPMDTVKIIQSEKFPRECTVPVTQPRFAPPPRVAWDGGGEGEIIVNQACSDLTLDVTVATPRPAPSPQTPVIRREQSFLAQRKPSANEICYHQFHYKMEDVIVNQYVLRSSSTSTSSSSSSTSSGPPMPCEPLDCPTCGHTYNFAGKRPRILSCLHSVCEECLQILYESCPKYKFISCPTCRRETVLFTDYGLAALAINTSILSRLPADPNGPVQWGGDADRSCYQTVRQYCQSACTCHIANPLSSCGIM